The window acgacatagatctagacttgactAGACTTATTTCAGGTCAAAATTTAGTTGTCAAACTGCATGTTTTGTATTCCGGATTGTGTGCGGATCTGTGTGTTTGAATGCCCTAAACATAAGGTTCAAGGACTTCGTTAATGCAAAAACAAACGAGCAGACCCGCAGGGTAGCATACGCCCCTCCCCCTCTTTGTTTTCTGAGCCTcgctctctgtcgccgcgaaGGTTACGatgggtaactctagtccgacttgcagataTAAAAGacttatctttccatgactttttcatcctggtgaggactgggatttttaatttcgaaatcttagggcgcctctgagtccacccagctctaatgggtaaaagtaaaggcggttggtcgttttgctggccacatgacaccctcgttaaccgtgggccacagaaacagatgacctttacatcatctgccctatagaccacaaggtctgaaaggggaactttttttaaatgactttttcgtcgtggtgtcccgcatggtcgggccacgaagagaattatatagagagATGGTAAGCATAAGTTTTTAAATTCTTGGAGGTAGCGTTCAGTTCAAATACATATCTCTGTTTTCTAGTGCACGAATCGATCTAGATATGAAAACatgttaaaaaatatgaatgatAATCAGGCGAGACTGTTATAGAGTTTTATTCTTCTACGTtatggggcatggtggctgagcggtgaaGCGCTTAACCTCCGGGTTGAGGGCtctcgagttcaaatcctggtgtagCCTGAATTTTAAAATGCCGAACGAGATTTCTAGGACGCCCCAACTCGAGTATATGACGTGTTGTGgaagttaaccgtgggccacagaaataaatGATCTTTATAGTATCTGCTCCCAtagatcccaaggtctgaaagtggcaatctaaactatttttacaaagattatatcaagtcactctgtctgtctgtctgtctgaccaaacgtttgtacacgttatctcTTCgatacccaatctcggatcaagctgaaatttctcaccattatttcttgtacctgacaacactagaatgaattttaaaaaatatatcaaattaGTTAAATAGCTATTCCtattaaattactttgtttggtatctcaaataagggaatgaaatagtacttgactgaagtggcggtataagctgaattagtcccctttattattAGGCTGCCATcttaggcttagtgaacacaaacatgaaatagaaacaagagataactctacaatcttccatgtttagATACTCTACGCTAGTGGAGTGGTTGCGGCGtcggcttgagaagcctgataGAGCTTGAGGCATGGGTTCAATTTCGGGTGGTTCCccctttattttaattttataaatgcttttttattgttagtcaagatctattacaaatttaattcatTGATACAAatacgcttactataagctttgtttttgttgtgtgtgtgtgtgtgtgtgtttaagtatttttaaatattgttcttgttAGTACATTAACTTGTAACAAGCAGACTGTATTATGTCTTTGATTCCACCAAGCAAACAATTTTTATCAAAGGAAAAACTAGACTGTAGGAAATGTTCACGTTTCTTGGTATAAGACTGCATTCTTCTTTAAAACGTTTCAAACTGCATGTTATAGAGTTTATTTATGTCCTACCAACTTAACCTAAGCCATCTCATtcttaatataatatattgttcTTTGTTCCTAGGTTGCTGTCAGTGTCACAGCCTGGCTGACGGTGGCAGTGGCAGTGGATCGTTACATCTCCGTCTGCTACCCGTCCCGCTCCAAGACTCTCTGCACCATCCCCAAGGCCAGGACCGTGGTCACCTCCATCTTCGTCATCATCAGCCTCCTTTCCATACCCTCCGTCTTCCGGTACCGCCTGGAGACCATCGTGGACGTCCACAACAACATCACCTGCCAGGACGTGATGGTGACCGAGCTGGGCAGGAACAAGCAGTTCATGATCCCGTACACCTGGGTTCAAAACCTGCTCCGGGGCATCGTTCCGGTCTTCATCCTCGTCTTCATCAACGCCAAAATCATCAACGTCTTGAGGAGGGAGAGAGTGAAGGGCAAGAAGCTGAGCTCTAGGAACAGAATCACCCTCATGCTCATCGCCATGGTCCTCATCTTCATCCTCTGCCTGACCCCGGACGCCATCATGTCCACTTTTTTCGGGAAAGGCTACGTGGAGGAGGACTACATGACAAAAGGCATAAGGGAGATCACCGACTGCCTCGTACTTCTGAACTCTGCTGTCAACTTTATTCTGTACTGTTCCCTCAGTGCCATATTCAGAAACACCTTCATGAGAGTCTTCTTCGGGCGGCGATACGTCAAGATGCGAGGTGGCTCCTGTCGCCAGATCAGCAGGGATGGGACGTCTATCATCAAGCCCAAAAACAACGCTTCCTTCCGCCAAAACAACAAAGGTGGCGGCGAGCGACGCAAATCCAGCATTCGGGAGCTGGATCTGGAAGCAGGGGAGATCAGCGACGAAGAATACTCTCCGAAAACTCTCTCCACTGCAAACGGATGTAAACAAACAAAGTTGAATTTCTGGAACAAGGATAAGCCACAGCGGGATAACTCTTACGAGATGTCCGACAAGTCAGCAGACGTGAGGATGTTATCAGGCGTGTACATGGGGCCCATGGAGCCAGATCCGAGGTTCATGCCTTCATTCCTGAAACCTAAAGAGACCAACAAAATGATTGGCTCTGCTGTGGTAGAGAATGAGATAGGAAATCATAAGACGTTTAACCACAGCAAAGACATGGAAGACGCTAGTGACACCAAAGTGTTGTTTCTATGCCAAGAGAACAGCTCGGACGGCGTGCCACTTTAGTTCAGATAGAAATCTTCAAGGCGCCAACTTTGATATTTGCCAATCagcaaatttaaacaaaaattgtgggaaaacaataacaaaagtgCCATAAATCTGTCCAGTCCTGGACCATAAATTGTATGTATCACTATTTTAAAGGGAGAGACTTTGGACCTCTCTGAGGTCTGAGACATTTCTGATAAACTGATTTCGACATTTACACAGACAAGAATTTAACAGCATTATTGACGACATCCTTAGTTAGAGGtgtaaaataagtttttaaaagacAACTCTAGTCTGTCGTATGTCTCAACGATACGCTAAGATGCAAATAGATTCATAGATAATTCGTATTCACAAGGTGAAAATGAATAACTATAACAATATGAATCAATAGCTTCAAGTACACTAGATGACTGCGTCAGAGAATGACAATGACGTTCCACTATTATAAGATAAAATTGTGGCAGTGTTTGTTATTCGTGTATAAAATTAAGACATGATTTAGAtggcctttttgtttttttgttgttttttttacgacTAGTGGATATGATCCGCGGTTTTAagtattactgatctagtggattggatctagatctgtcaaacatggcgaatgttccctttttgttttaaataaaagtagaaaatgggtttacccgtttagtcgacatattcatatcaaaatataaataactgtaaaaacGGGTTTACACTAATAAGTTcgaaaaataaagattaatttaggtttttgtttttattttaggaaCCCACGGTTGTGgaagggacattaaacatacactgcGATCTCCGCCATTATCGAAAGAACacttatgccaagttttatcaagattggtcaaagggtttttatttctatgcgggacatacatacctacatataTAGGGCCTACACATACCTTACgatcaattatatatattagatgtGATGTCGTCGATGACAAGCTTCTCTAAGCCGGTGggtttttcctttatttttttaaggggtATAAAATTTCTCTTAAATCTGTATTGTAGTCATACATCATATATTGGAAAAtttatcaagtaaaaaaaaaacaactattatcACAAATGTTTCAACATTTAATTGATTCAATGACGAGAAGTCGATTTATCTTCTCACCCCTCCGTACCGTCTACGCGACAGGCGTCTGCTACAAGATCGACTAGAAGCGATATTTTATAGAGGAGGTTTCAATACGTCTTGAGACAATGGGATTAAAtcgatgttgttgttttttttttcaagtctgGTCGAATTTCTCCCGAGTTAAATAGTATAATGGAagcgcgatggctgagcggttaagcgcttggctttcgaaccgtgatcccgggttcgaataatggtgaagactgggatttttaatttctggaatttgggcgcttctgagtccacccagctcttatgggtacctgaaattatttggggaaaagtaaaggcggttggtcgctgtgctggccacaggacactCTAGTTAACAGTGGGCTactgaaacagatgaactttacatcatctgccctatagatcacaagggtctgaaaggggaaactttaattttttttataatagtataatCGTTCTGGGTTTTTTGCGTGAACAAAACAGACCCGCTTTAAATGTCTTCCTAAACTCGAGGATGATCTTAAGATCGAACTCATTAAAAAGTCAAATGCGCTAGACATGCCTCGAACGGTTTGTAACACATCAATACATCAATCCGCCCTTACCGATTCTTTATTGAAATTGAACAGCGCTCTTTTTTGACTGGGAAGAAAAAAAGTACATTGTAGACTCCAGGAGAATGAACTTATGAAGCTTAGGAACCAGCGTAGAACTTGCAACGCCTCCCAGATCCCCTAACTAAAAAAAGTatgttggaggggggggggagcttaaTTGTTTTCATCCGAGGAGGGGAGTTCGTCACAAAAAAAAGGCTGAAAAAAAGTTGGTGTAATGTTTGTTTATGTAATGATGTAAGgggcagaaagaaaaaaatttttttttactaaaaatcttaaataaaaaaaaaaatataaaaaaaacactacctAACATTTCAGTCATGTTGGCTTAATAGTGGGGTCAGAGGTCACTTCAATCAGTCGAAGAGAtctagtctaaaaaaaaaatacgttcaGACatagggtgaaaaaaaaaatcaatattttggTATCAATGAGACAAGAAGTGGGTTGGGAGAGGCgtggagaaagagaggggaaaTAAGAGAAGTAATAgatggagtggggggggggagattgaCATTTGACATATCTCGGAAAGACAGCGTGTGGCAATACAAAACTTCTATTTTATTTCCGCGAGTCAATGAAGACATGTCAGCTGTCTGACATGTCAACGGCAAGACTAACacttgatggggggggggggggtgggcgTGTCGTCAGTAAGATgatgaaagggggggggggtggaaagATTGTGTGTGGGATGTGGGAAGAATTTGTCTGGGGGGATGTGTGGAAAGATTGTGTGTGGGATGTGGGAAGAAtttgtctggggggggggggtgtggaaAGATTGTGTGTTGGATGTGGGAAGAATTAGTCTGTTTTAGGTGTTTGCGTGTATGTGTATGCTGTGGGGAATCTTGATCTTATAAAACATTGAGAACGAGGCTGTACACTTGTGGTGCATCAGCACTCTCGGCACTGGGgaaaatgaggggggggggggcgtaacAATTTCAAACACTTGTGTTGAGGGAAAAAAATCgtctttaaaaaatcattgaGTCCAATGGAAACACCGCAGCTTCACTGTAGGTGGGAGTTTCCAGGGACCGGTTTAGCTTCGCGCGCCGGATTTGATCTGCGGGTcgtagtttgggaatcactaaTGTATGCTGACAGattgttgaaaataaaatttgatcAAGGGtgagatgaaaaagaaaaacggTCGAAAGATCACATGTGGTTCCCCAAATGGTCTAgggtaggtgaaggtgaaataaagaaaacataattGACTATCACGTGACCTTTTGTTGTGAACGAGAACGGTCATTGACTTATAGCGCCAAaatgctggtagacaactaaacagcTGAGacgttttatattttaacttgtcAAACTTGGAATaatttgaataacttctttgagtgttttttttcattaaatattaaatattacgcaaaatgcaggggccccctaaGAGTTCAAGCTCCCCCGGACCCCCAAATGATGACAAATTCTTCGCTACGCCCCTGTAGACAAAGTCAACTTGGGATGAAATGATcgtatattttaaacaaaaatctgacttgctatttttttaaaatcttttatacTCTGGCATCCTGGAGTCGTCTGGCGTATTTACGACACCGACgattatcttgcatcattctacaaaactgactctctctctctctctctctctctctctctctcttcgtgtaacctaggaaacacacacgcacacactctcTATATAACACCCTGTGCATACCAAACCGCAAAAAGGCCTTAACATATTAGTATCCATAATACATCTGTCTA of the Biomphalaria glabrata chromosome 11, xgBioGlab47.1, whole genome shotgun sequence genome contains:
- the LOC106052007 gene encoding probable G-protein coupled receptor 139 — encoded protein: MNLDVRISFPDQSVPLDHTTLSSTLTAAAVASGGNVSHYPSHVGISSGNCGSNGTDEYEEFYKTAQYVTGLIIYPILCITGVLGNSLSLIVLSHKDMATSTNIYLLALGISDSLKLLNDFLYCIMLIISMSNQGAAESMMANVYPYAHYVFQVAVSVTAWLTVAVAVDRYISVCYPSRSKTLCTIPKARTVVTSIFVIISLLSIPSVFRYRLETIVDVHNNITCQDVMVTELGRNKQFMIPYTWVQNLLRGIVPVFILVFINAKIINVLRRERVKGKKLSSRNRITLMLIAMVLIFILCLTPDAIMSTFFGKGYVEEDYMTKGIREITDCLVLLNSAVNFILYCSLSAIFRNTFMRVFFGRRYVKMRGGSCRQISRDGTSIIKPKNNASFRQNNKGGGERRKSSIRELDLEAGEISDEEYSPKTLSTANGCKQTKLNFWNKDKPQRDNSYEMSDKSADVRMLSGVYMGPMEPDPRFMPSFLKPKETNKMIGSAVVENEIGNHKTFNHSKDMEDASDTKVLFLCQENSSDGVPL